In Gasterosteus aculeatus chromosome 15, fGasAcu3.hap1.1, whole genome shotgun sequence, a single genomic region encodes these proteins:
- the LOC120832922 gene encoding serine/threonine-protein kinase PAK 2 — MCDSGVCEDKPPAPPVRMSSQGGGAKDPQSANHSSRPLPSVPEERKSRNKIISMFASEKGGRKKDRDKDRPEISSPSDFEHTIHVGFDSVTGEFTGMPEQWARLLQTSNISKSEQKQNPQAVLDILKFYDSTSGKQKYLSFSASDKDSQSPGKQGTAASQSGGKDGDDDDDDDTPPPVVAPRPEHTKSVYTRSVIDPLPASEVDGASKAADRQKKKGGKMTDEEIMEKLRTIVSIGDPKKKYTRYEKIGQGASGTVYTAIDVATGQEVAIKQINLQKQPKKELIINEILVMKEMKNPNIVNFVDSFLVGDELFVVMEYLAGGSLTDVVTETCMDEAQIAAVCREVLQALEFLHANQVIHRDIKSDNVLLGMDGSVKLTDFGFCAQITPEQSKRSTMVGTPYWMAPEVVTRKAYGPKVDIWSLGIMAIEMVEGEPPYLNENPLRALYLIATNGTPELQSPEKLSPVFRSFLSRCLEMDVEKRGSGRELLQHPFLKLAKPLSSLTPLILAAKEAMRSNR; from the exons atgtgtgacAGCGGAGTGTGTGAGGacaagccccccgccccccctgtcAGGATGAGCAGCCAAGGAGGAGGAGCCAAGGACCCccagtcagccaatcacagctctCGGCCCCTGCCGTCTGTGCCCGAGGAGAGAAAGTCCAGAAATAAGATCATCTCCATGTTTGCCTCTGAGAAAG GAGGCAGGAAGAAGGACCGGGACAAGGACCGACCCGAGATCTCCTCCCCTTCAGACTTTGAACACACCATCCATGTGGGCTTTGATTCAGTCACTGGCGAGTTCACT ggcATGCCGGAGCAGTGGGCCCGTCTCCTTCAAACCTCCAACATCAGTAAATCGGAGCAGAAACAGAATCCTCAGGCCGTTCTCGACATCCTCAAGTTTTACGACTCCACCAGTGGAAAACAGAAATACCTCAGTTTTTCCGCCTCCg ATAAAGACTCTCAGTCG CCAGGCAAGCAGGGCACAGCGGCCTCACAATCGGGTGGCAAAGACGGagacgatgacgatgatgacgacACACCACCTCCAGTGGTGGCGCCGCGGCCAGAACACACAAAATCA GTATACACCAGGTCGGTGATAGACCCGCTCCCGGCGTCAGAGGTAGACGGCGCCTCAAAGGCGGCCgacagacagaagaaaaagGGAGGCAAGATGACCGACGAGGAGATCATGGAGAAGCTTC GAACTATTGTCAGCATTGGAGATCCTAAGAAGAAATACACTCGCTATGAGAAGATCGGCCAGGG GGCCTCTGGCACAGTTTATACAGCCATAGATGTCGCCACAGGACAAGAG GTGGCCATCAAACAGATCAACTTGCAGAAGCAGCCGAAGAAGGAGCTGATAATCAATGAGATCCTGGtcatgaaggagatgaagaatCCCAACATTGTCAACTTCGTAGAtag TTTCCTCGTAGGAGACGAGCTGTTTGTGGTGATGGAGTATCTGGCTGGTGGCTCGCTAACCGATGTCGTGACGGAGACGTGTATGGACGAGGCTCAGATCGCTGCAGTCTGCAGAGAA GTCCTTCAGGCTCTGGAGTTTCTTCACGCCAACCAGGTCATCCACCGAGACATCAAGAGTGACAACGTATTGCTGGGGATGGACGGATCAGTCAAACTCA CCGACTTCGGCTTCTGCGCCCAGATCACTCCGGAGCAGAGCAAACGCAGCACCATGGTGGGAACCCCGTACTGGATGGCTCCAGAGGTGGTGACCAGGAAAGCCTACGGGCCAAAAGTGGACATTTGGTCTCTGGGGATCATGGCCATAGAGATGGTGGAGGGAGAGCCTCCATATCTCAACGAGAACCCTCTcagg GCCTTATATTTAATCGCCACCAATGGGACTCCTGAGCTGCAGAGTCCAGAGAAGCTGTCTCCTGTCTTCAGATCCTTCCTGTCCCGCTGTCTGGAGATGGATGTGGAGAAACGAGGATCAGGGAGAGAACTGCTGCAG cACCCGTTCCTGAAGCTGGCCAAGCCTCTGTCCAGCCTCACCCCGCTCATCCTGGCAGCCAAGGAGGCCATGAGGAGCAACCGTTAA